A region from the Arachis ipaensis cultivar K30076 chromosome B01, Araip1.1, whole genome shotgun sequence genome encodes:
- the LOC107638329 gene encoding acyl-CoA-binding domain-containing protein 5 isoform X2: protein MFGFSRRRTKLARLKVQLSDSTQGIRSPVRNPKRNGTTNGEGEGEEGTSGHSDENYCHTSSQPQSTTSDNWMVLSIAGDKPTPRSNHAAAVVGNKMIVVGGESGNGFLDDVQVLNFDTFSWTTASSKLYLSPSSLPLKIPACKGHCLVSWGKKVLLIGGKTDPESDKISVWAFDTEIECWSLMEAKGDIPVARSGHSVVMANTVLILFGGEDAKRRKLNDLHMFDLKSLTWLPLHYTGAAPCPRFNHVASLHDDKILYIFGGSSKSRTLNDLYSLNFETMAWSRVKIQGFHPSPRAGCCGVLCGTKWYITGGGSKKKRDGETLIFDIVKSEWSVAFTAPPSSIITSRGFSLVYVQHKEKDFLVAFGGSKKDPTNQVEVLIMEKNELAQGRRSSLSKGLVDSARQNLASAIEHGSGRKSLSESLVQDSNFPHTNLSSLPKQFELDKEYNTDVKIDKNSDQGSFPQAADQRRNEVDYGNHGAKMNVEEKQLLLSEILNQQNQGFENIRLEGDDASFLDSNKFGSLSTSSLYHYYESKMAALIRKNGILEGQLAASLANKEAAEKSLASAIKSRNEMETKLGEALKEMESLREKLGGLELAQEEANNLSSMVHSDNVRLEHDVAFLKAVLDDTQKELHSTRGVIAGERARAFQLQYEVFHLKQRLQSVENREPTPRKPFHLQ, encoded by the exons ATGTTCGGTTTCTCTCGTCGCCGTACTAAACTTGCCCG ATTGAAGGTGCAGCTTTCTGACTCAACTCAGGGAATTAGGAGTCCCGTCAGGAACCCCAAACGAAATGGAACCACCAAT GGTGAAGGTGAAGGAGAAGAAGGAACAAGTGGTCATTCTGATGAGAATTATTGCCACACTTCATCTCAACCACAATCAACCACCTCAGATAATTGGATGGTCTTGTCAATTGCAGGGGATAAACCAACTCCTAGATCCAAT CATGCAGCAGCTGTGGTTGGGAACAAGATGATAGTGGTTGGTGGCGAATCTGGAAATGGATTCTTAGATGATGTGCAG GTGCTGAATTTCGACACATTTTCGTGGACCACAGCATCGTCGAAGCTTTACTTGTCGCCAAGCAGTCTGCCGCTGAAGATTCCAGCATGCAAGGGTCATTGTTTG GTTTCTTGGGGAAAAAAGGTACTTCTAATTGGAGGGAAGACAGATCCAGAAAGTGACAAGATTTCAG TATGGGCATTTGATACAGAGATTGAGTGCTGGTCACTAATGGAGGCAAAGGGAGACATACCG GTTGCTCGAAGTGGTCATAGTGTTGTTATGGCAAACACTGTTTTAATATTGTTCGGCGGCGAAGATGCGAAAAGAAGGAAACTGAATGATCTACATATGTTTGATCTCAAGTCCTTGACATGGCTTCCTCTTCACTACAC CGGAGCCGCTCCTTGTCCAAGATTCAACCATGTAGCTTCTCTTCATGATGacaaaattttatacatatttggAGGATCATCAAAATCCAGAACCTTAAATGACTTATATTCACTCAACTTTGAAACA ATGGCATGGTCAAGAGTGAAGATTCAAGGTTTCCATCCATCACCTAGAGCTGGTTGTTGTGGAGTTCTCTGTGGTACTAAATGGTATATTACAGGGGGTGGAAGCAAGAAAAAAC GAGATGGAGAGACTTTGATATTTGATATCGTTAAAAGTGAATGGTCTGTGGCATTTACAGCACCTCCATCTTCAATCATTACCAGCAGG GGTTTCAGTCTGGTATATGTGCAGCACAAGGAAAAGGACTTTCTTGTTGCATTTGGAGGGTCCAAAAAAGATCCAACAAATCAG GTGGAAGTGCTGATAATGGAAAAGAATGAATTGGCGCAGGGAAGACGATCAAGTCTGAGTAAAG GTTTAGTTGACTCTGCTAGACAAAATCTAGCATCTGCAATTGAACATGGTTCTGGTAGGAAATCTTTGTCAGAGTCCCTGGTTCAAGATTCTAATTTCCCACATACCAATCTCTCTTCCCTTCCCAAGCAATTCGAGCTCGACAAAGAATACAATACAGATGTCAAGATTGACAAGAACTCTGATCAAGGTTCTTTCCCTCAG GCAGCAGATCAGAGAAGAAATGAAGTTGATTATGGTAATCATGGAGCGAAGATGAATGTGGAGGAAAAACAGTTATTGCTATCTGAAATTTTAAATCAGCAAAACCAAGGATTTGAAAACATCAGACTAGAAGGCGATGATGCTTCGTTTCTTGATAGCAATAAATTTGGATCTCTGTCTACTTCAAGTTTGTACCATTACTATGAAAGTAAAATGGCGGCTCTGATAAGGAAAAATGGAATTCTAGAGGGACAACTGGCGGCATCCCTCGCAAACAAAGAAGCCGCAGAGAAAAGCTTAGCATCTGCTATTAAAAGCCGGAACGAAATGGAGACAAAACTAGGCGAGGCACTGAAGGAGATGGAATCACTGAGAGAAAAGCTGGGGGGTTTAGAGTTAGCACAAGAAGAGGCTAACAACCTATCAAGCATGGTCCATTCGGATAATGTACGGCTCGAACACGATGTGGCCTTCCTCAAGGCTGTTTTAGATGATACACAAAAG GAGCTGCACTCAACCAGAGGTGTGATTGCTGGAGAGAGAGCCAGGGCATTCCAACTACAG TATGAAGTATTTCATCTCAAACAGAGATTGCAATCAGTGGAGAATCGAGAACCTACTCCAAGGAAACCTTTTCATCTGCAGTGA
- the LOC107638329 gene encoding acyl-CoA-binding domain-containing protein 5 isoform X3, producing the protein MFGFSRRRTKLARLKVQLSDSTQGIRSPVRNPKRNGTTNVGEGEGEEGTSGHSDENYCHTSSQPQSTTSDNWMVLSIAGDKPTPRSNHAAAVVGNKMIVVGGESGNGFLDDVQVLNFDTFSWTTASSKLYLSPSSLPLKIPACKGHCLVSWGKKVLLIGGKTDPESDKISVWAFDTEIECWSLMEAKGDIPVARSGHSVVMANTVLILFGGEDAKRRKLNDLHMFDLKSLTWLPLHYTGAAPCPRFNHVASLHDDKILYIFGGSSKSRTLNDLYSLNFETMAWSRVKIQGFHPSPRAGCCGVLCGTKWYITGGGSKKKRDGETLIFDIVKSEWSVAFTAPPSSIITSRGFSLVYVQHKEKDFLVAFGGSKKDPTNQVEVLIMEKNELAQGRRSSLSKVDSARQNLASAIEHGSGRKSLSESLVQDSNFPHTNLSSLPKQFELDKEYNTDVKIDKNSDQGSFPQAADQRRNEVDYGNHGAKMNVEEKQLLLSEILNQQNQGFENIRLEGDDASFLDSNKFGSLSTSSLYHYYESKMAALIRKNGILEGQLAASLANKEAAEKSLASAIKSRNEMETKLGEALKEMESLREKLGGLELAQEEANNLSSMVHSDNVRLEHDVAFLKAVLDDTQKELHSTRGVIAGERARAFQLQYEVFHLKQRLQSVENREPTPRKPFHLQ; encoded by the exons ATGTTCGGTTTCTCTCGTCGCCGTACTAAACTTGCCCG ATTGAAGGTGCAGCTTTCTGACTCAACTCAGGGAATTAGGAGTCCCGTCAGGAACCCCAAACGAAATGGAACCACCAATGTA GGTGAAGGTGAAGGAGAAGAAGGAACAAGTGGTCATTCTGATGAGAATTATTGCCACACTTCATCTCAACCACAATCAACCACCTCAGATAATTGGATGGTCTTGTCAATTGCAGGGGATAAACCAACTCCTAGATCCAAT CATGCAGCAGCTGTGGTTGGGAACAAGATGATAGTGGTTGGTGGCGAATCTGGAAATGGATTCTTAGATGATGTGCAG GTGCTGAATTTCGACACATTTTCGTGGACCACAGCATCGTCGAAGCTTTACTTGTCGCCAAGCAGTCTGCCGCTGAAGATTCCAGCATGCAAGGGTCATTGTTTG GTTTCTTGGGGAAAAAAGGTACTTCTAATTGGAGGGAAGACAGATCCAGAAAGTGACAAGATTTCAG TATGGGCATTTGATACAGAGATTGAGTGCTGGTCACTAATGGAGGCAAAGGGAGACATACCG GTTGCTCGAAGTGGTCATAGTGTTGTTATGGCAAACACTGTTTTAATATTGTTCGGCGGCGAAGATGCGAAAAGAAGGAAACTGAATGATCTACATATGTTTGATCTCAAGTCCTTGACATGGCTTCCTCTTCACTACAC CGGAGCCGCTCCTTGTCCAAGATTCAACCATGTAGCTTCTCTTCATGATGacaaaattttatacatatttggAGGATCATCAAAATCCAGAACCTTAAATGACTTATATTCACTCAACTTTGAAACA ATGGCATGGTCAAGAGTGAAGATTCAAGGTTTCCATCCATCACCTAGAGCTGGTTGTTGTGGAGTTCTCTGTGGTACTAAATGGTATATTACAGGGGGTGGAAGCAAGAAAAAAC GAGATGGAGAGACTTTGATATTTGATATCGTTAAAAGTGAATGGTCTGTGGCATTTACAGCACCTCCATCTTCAATCATTACCAGCAGG GGTTTCAGTCTGGTATATGTGCAGCACAAGGAAAAGGACTTTCTTGTTGCATTTGGAGGGTCCAAAAAAGATCCAACAAATCAG GTGGAAGTGCTGATAATGGAAAAGAATGAATTGGCGCAGGGAAGACGATCAAGTCTGAGTAAAG TTGACTCTGCTAGACAAAATCTAGCATCTGCAATTGAACATGGTTCTGGTAGGAAATCTTTGTCAGAGTCCCTGGTTCAAGATTCTAATTTCCCACATACCAATCTCTCTTCCCTTCCCAAGCAATTCGAGCTCGACAAAGAATACAATACAGATGTCAAGATTGACAAGAACTCTGATCAAGGTTCTTTCCCTCAG GCAGCAGATCAGAGAAGAAATGAAGTTGATTATGGTAATCATGGAGCGAAGATGAATGTGGAGGAAAAACAGTTATTGCTATCTGAAATTTTAAATCAGCAAAACCAAGGATTTGAAAACATCAGACTAGAAGGCGATGATGCTTCGTTTCTTGATAGCAATAAATTTGGATCTCTGTCTACTTCAAGTTTGTACCATTACTATGAAAGTAAAATGGCGGCTCTGATAAGGAAAAATGGAATTCTAGAGGGACAACTGGCGGCATCCCTCGCAAACAAAGAAGCCGCAGAGAAAAGCTTAGCATCTGCTATTAAAAGCCGGAACGAAATGGAGACAAAACTAGGCGAGGCACTGAAGGAGATGGAATCACTGAGAGAAAAGCTGGGGGGTTTAGAGTTAGCACAAGAAGAGGCTAACAACCTATCAAGCATGGTCCATTCGGATAATGTACGGCTCGAACACGATGTGGCCTTCCTCAAGGCTGTTTTAGATGATACACAAAAG GAGCTGCACTCAACCAGAGGTGTGATTGCTGGAGAGAGAGCCAGGGCATTCCAACTACAG TATGAAGTATTTCATCTCAAACAGAGATTGCAATCAGTGGAGAATCGAGAACCTACTCCAAGGAAACCTTTTCATCTGCAGTGA
- the LOC107638329 gene encoding acyl-CoA-binding domain-containing protein 5 isoform X1, which yields MFGFSRRRTKLARLKVQLSDSTQGIRSPVRNPKRNGTTNVGEGEGEEGTSGHSDENYCHTSSQPQSTTSDNWMVLSIAGDKPTPRSNHAAAVVGNKMIVVGGESGNGFLDDVQVLNFDTFSWTTASSKLYLSPSSLPLKIPACKGHCLVSWGKKVLLIGGKTDPESDKISVWAFDTEIECWSLMEAKGDIPVARSGHSVVMANTVLILFGGEDAKRRKLNDLHMFDLKSLTWLPLHYTGAAPCPRFNHVASLHDDKILYIFGGSSKSRTLNDLYSLNFETMAWSRVKIQGFHPSPRAGCCGVLCGTKWYITGGGSKKKRDGETLIFDIVKSEWSVAFTAPPSSIITSRGFSLVYVQHKEKDFLVAFGGSKKDPTNQVEVLIMEKNELAQGRRSSLSKGLVDSARQNLASAIEHGSGRKSLSESLVQDSNFPHTNLSSLPKQFELDKEYNTDVKIDKNSDQGSFPQAADQRRNEVDYGNHGAKMNVEEKQLLLSEILNQQNQGFENIRLEGDDASFLDSNKFGSLSTSSLYHYYESKMAALIRKNGILEGQLAASLANKEAAEKSLASAIKSRNEMETKLGEALKEMESLREKLGGLELAQEEANNLSSMVHSDNVRLEHDVAFLKAVLDDTQKELHSTRGVIAGERARAFQLQYEVFHLKQRLQSVENREPTPRKPFHLQ from the exons ATGTTCGGTTTCTCTCGTCGCCGTACTAAACTTGCCCG ATTGAAGGTGCAGCTTTCTGACTCAACTCAGGGAATTAGGAGTCCCGTCAGGAACCCCAAACGAAATGGAACCACCAATGTA GGTGAAGGTGAAGGAGAAGAAGGAACAAGTGGTCATTCTGATGAGAATTATTGCCACACTTCATCTCAACCACAATCAACCACCTCAGATAATTGGATGGTCTTGTCAATTGCAGGGGATAAACCAACTCCTAGATCCAAT CATGCAGCAGCTGTGGTTGGGAACAAGATGATAGTGGTTGGTGGCGAATCTGGAAATGGATTCTTAGATGATGTGCAG GTGCTGAATTTCGACACATTTTCGTGGACCACAGCATCGTCGAAGCTTTACTTGTCGCCAAGCAGTCTGCCGCTGAAGATTCCAGCATGCAAGGGTCATTGTTTG GTTTCTTGGGGAAAAAAGGTACTTCTAATTGGAGGGAAGACAGATCCAGAAAGTGACAAGATTTCAG TATGGGCATTTGATACAGAGATTGAGTGCTGGTCACTAATGGAGGCAAAGGGAGACATACCG GTTGCTCGAAGTGGTCATAGTGTTGTTATGGCAAACACTGTTTTAATATTGTTCGGCGGCGAAGATGCGAAAAGAAGGAAACTGAATGATCTACATATGTTTGATCTCAAGTCCTTGACATGGCTTCCTCTTCACTACAC CGGAGCCGCTCCTTGTCCAAGATTCAACCATGTAGCTTCTCTTCATGATGacaaaattttatacatatttggAGGATCATCAAAATCCAGAACCTTAAATGACTTATATTCACTCAACTTTGAAACA ATGGCATGGTCAAGAGTGAAGATTCAAGGTTTCCATCCATCACCTAGAGCTGGTTGTTGTGGAGTTCTCTGTGGTACTAAATGGTATATTACAGGGGGTGGAAGCAAGAAAAAAC GAGATGGAGAGACTTTGATATTTGATATCGTTAAAAGTGAATGGTCTGTGGCATTTACAGCACCTCCATCTTCAATCATTACCAGCAGG GGTTTCAGTCTGGTATATGTGCAGCACAAGGAAAAGGACTTTCTTGTTGCATTTGGAGGGTCCAAAAAAGATCCAACAAATCAG GTGGAAGTGCTGATAATGGAAAAGAATGAATTGGCGCAGGGAAGACGATCAAGTCTGAGTAAAG GTTTAGTTGACTCTGCTAGACAAAATCTAGCATCTGCAATTGAACATGGTTCTGGTAGGAAATCTTTGTCAGAGTCCCTGGTTCAAGATTCTAATTTCCCACATACCAATCTCTCTTCCCTTCCCAAGCAATTCGAGCTCGACAAAGAATACAATACAGATGTCAAGATTGACAAGAACTCTGATCAAGGTTCTTTCCCTCAG GCAGCAGATCAGAGAAGAAATGAAGTTGATTATGGTAATCATGGAGCGAAGATGAATGTGGAGGAAAAACAGTTATTGCTATCTGAAATTTTAAATCAGCAAAACCAAGGATTTGAAAACATCAGACTAGAAGGCGATGATGCTTCGTTTCTTGATAGCAATAAATTTGGATCTCTGTCTACTTCAAGTTTGTACCATTACTATGAAAGTAAAATGGCGGCTCTGATAAGGAAAAATGGAATTCTAGAGGGACAACTGGCGGCATCCCTCGCAAACAAAGAAGCCGCAGAGAAAAGCTTAGCATCTGCTATTAAAAGCCGGAACGAAATGGAGACAAAACTAGGCGAGGCACTGAAGGAGATGGAATCACTGAGAGAAAAGCTGGGGGGTTTAGAGTTAGCACAAGAAGAGGCTAACAACCTATCAAGCATGGTCCATTCGGATAATGTACGGCTCGAACACGATGTGGCCTTCCTCAAGGCTGTTTTAGATGATACACAAAAG GAGCTGCACTCAACCAGAGGTGTGATTGCTGGAGAGAGAGCCAGGGCATTCCAACTACAG TATGAAGTATTTCATCTCAAACAGAGATTGCAATCAGTGGAGAATCGAGAACCTACTCCAAGGAAACCTTTTCATCTGCAGTGA